A single Chitinimonas sp. BJYL2 DNA region contains:
- the rfbC gene encoding dTDP-4-dehydrorhamnose 3,5-epimerase: MQATPTAIPDVIILEPKVFGDERGFFFESFNARTFTALTGCEADFVQDNHSRSVRGVLRGLHYQIQQPQGKLVRVVAGEVLDVAVDIRRSSPTFGQWVGVRLSAENKRQLWVPAGFAHGFVVLSETAEFLYKTTDFYAPEHERCIAWNEATLAINWEFDGLPSLSAKDQRGLSLADAELFA; this comes from the coding sequence ATGCAAGCCACCCCCACCGCGATCCCGGACGTCATCATTCTGGAACCCAAAGTGTTTGGCGATGAACGTGGTTTCTTCTTCGAGAGCTTCAACGCACGTACTTTTACGGCGCTGACGGGTTGTGAAGCAGACTTCGTGCAGGACAACCACTCACGCTCAGTGCGCGGCGTGCTGCGTGGCCTGCACTATCAGATCCAGCAGCCGCAGGGAAAACTGGTGCGTGTGGTGGCGGGCGAGGTGCTTGATGTGGCAGTGGATATCCGACGCAGCTCCCCCACTTTCGGTCAATGGGTAGGCGTGCGTTTGTCCGCAGAAAACAAGCGTCAGCTATGGGTGCCCGCCGGCTTCGCGCATGGCTTTGTAGTACTGAGCGAAACCGCCGAGTTTCTCTACAAGACGACGGACTTCTACGCACCCGAGCATGAGCGCTGCATCGCCTGGAATGAAGCTACGCTGGCCATCAATTGGGAATTTGATGGCCTACCCTCTCTATCGGCCAAGGACCAGCGCGGCCTGAGTCTGGCCGATGCCGAGCTGTTTGCCTGA
- the bioF gene encoding 8-amino-7-oxononanoate synthase: protein MASEPDLLAELADQLHALDADHLRRRRRILSTAQGPQVTVGERTLRNFCSNDYLGLANDPILLAAAQDAMMQFGVGSGASHLVCGHQQAHEALEQRFAGFVGQPAALLFGTGYLANLGVIPALLGRGDAVFADKLNHASLNEACLLSRADFQRFPHNDCAALARQLAASKARRKLIAVDAVYSMDGDLAPLADLLQLAEQHNAWLYVDDAHGFGVLGEGRGSLAHWQLSSPRLIYLATLGKAAGSAGALVGAHSVVIEWLLNKAKPAIYTTASPALLAASAMAAIDIMEHEPGRRMRLVAHIARLRKGLADLGDALLPSQTPIQPLRMASSAAAMQVSESLWDAGCWVAAIRPPTVATPRLRITVSASHSDDDIDALIDNLKPLLA from the coding sequence ATGGCATCCGAACCCGACTTGCTGGCCGAACTGGCCGACCAACTGCACGCACTCGATGCAGATCACCTGCGCCGCCGCCGCCGCATTCTCAGTACCGCACAAGGGCCGCAGGTGACCGTGGGTGAGCGTACCCTGCGCAATTTCTGCAGCAATGACTATCTGGGCCTGGCCAACGACCCAATACTGCTTGCCGCCGCACAAGACGCGATGATGCAGTTCGGTGTGGGCAGCGGCGCTTCCCACCTGGTGTGCGGTCATCAGCAAGCACACGAAGCGCTGGAGCAGCGCTTTGCCGGCTTTGTCGGCCAGCCTGCTGCGCTGTTGTTCGGCACCGGTTATCTGGCCAATCTTGGGGTGATTCCCGCCTTGCTGGGCCGGGGGGATGCCGTGTTCGCGGACAAACTCAACCATGCCTCACTGAACGAAGCCTGCTTGTTGAGTCGCGCTGACTTCCAGCGTTTTCCGCATAACGATTGTGCCGCACTGGCGCGACAACTGGCGGCCAGCAAGGCCAGGCGCAAGCTGATAGCAGTGGATGCGGTCTACAGCATGGATGGAGATCTGGCACCCTTGGCGGACTTGTTGCAGCTGGCGGAGCAGCACAACGCCTGGCTGTATGTAGACGACGCGCATGGCTTTGGCGTGCTCGGCGAGGGACGCGGGAGCCTCGCGCATTGGCAGCTGAGCTCGCCGCGACTCATCTATCTGGCCACGCTGGGCAAGGCGGCAGGCAGTGCCGGCGCCTTGGTTGGCGCACATTCGGTGGTCATCGAATGGCTGCTCAACAAGGCCAAGCCAGCTATTTACACTACGGCCTCTCCAGCCTTGCTGGCCGCAAGTGCGATGGCGGCGATTGATATTATGGAGCATGAGCCAGGACGGCGCATGCGCCTGGTTGCCCATATCGCCCGCTTGCGTAAGGGCTTGGCTGACTTGGGTGACGCGCTGTTGCCTTCGCAAACGCCAATTCAGCCACTGCGCATGGCGTCGAGCGCTGCTGCCATGCAAGTATCCGAATCACTGTGGGATGCAGGATGCTGGGTGGCGGCGATACGTCCACCGACGGTCGCAACGCCACGTCTGCGTATTACGGTGTCCGCCAGCCACAGTGATGATGATATCGATGCCTTGATCGATAACCTCAAACCATTACTCGCTTAG
- a CDS encoding bifunctional acetate--CoA ligase family protein/GNAT family N-acetyltransferase, giving the protein MDRWLAMKAHYLTPLFQPRSVVLVGASETAGSVGARVFRNLLDSGFKGVLYGVNRRHDTVFGQTVYRTMADVPLDEIDLAVIATSARTLPELVRECGERGVKTMLVLSRDFVAVDTTNRALLEEAVALARQFGVRMLGPNLLGLMRPASGLIAANYQGAVKAGNLALVAQSSSVASAILDWAEAHEVGFSTVVSMGASADVNFGEVLDYLSQDNQTRGILLYLEDVGEARGFLSAIRAAARQKPVVCLKVGKDPVDSQRALRTHSHQLLGSDAAFDAALRRAGVLRVPTMVHMSIAIRMLAANYRARGRRLAVISNGYGAGRMAVDRARELSVELPKLDAGTIARLDAELPAIGSHDNPVDILGDAPPERFVAAADACLADPNVDGVLVILTPQAGTDHLVTAEKMIELNQRHDKLLMLVWLGDKRIALSRELLDRAHMAYFFSPEHAIEAFASLAAWTYLQELSLQTPGPLASRSEPDIARARAVVQQALHAGRRLLTTSESLALLDAFHIPHPPTLPAATPGEAVAAAARIGLPVAIKIDADDLIHKSDVDGVVLNLTTLEQVADAAAAMLATARDRLDPAKLRGLVVQKMHGKRHGRELMLGLARDPVFGPTVAFGAGGLMAEIFEDVAATLPPLNDMIATSLIRRTKVAKALGPFRGHPAVDIDAVRALLLRVSEMACELPEVVEFDLNPVVVDEHGAVAVDASIIVAPLPADFRRYSHMAIHPYPSHLQTHGKLKDGSECVFRPIRPEDAEELQRFVREDLSEESRFNRFMSALKQLPPSLLVRFTQLDYAREMAVVAAVGSGSEERMAGVARYMANPDAASCEFAISIADRWQGMGLGSQLMMALFDAARDAGLSTIEGDILASNTPMLGLMKKLGFDIRPHPDDVSLKWVVKAL; this is encoded by the coding sequence CGCACGATGGCGGATGTGCCACTCGACGAGATCGATCTGGCGGTCATCGCCACTTCGGCGCGTACCCTGCCTGAACTGGTCCGTGAATGTGGGGAGCGTGGTGTCAAAACCATGCTGGTGCTGTCTCGCGATTTTGTGGCTGTTGATACCACCAACCGGGCACTGCTGGAAGAAGCGGTGGCCTTGGCCAGACAGTTCGGCGTGCGCATGCTGGGCCCCAATCTGCTGGGACTGATGCGACCCGCAAGTGGGTTGATCGCAGCCAATTACCAGGGTGCGGTCAAGGCCGGCAATCTGGCCCTGGTCGCCCAGTCCAGCTCGGTGGCCAGCGCCATACTCGATTGGGCCGAAGCGCATGAGGTGGGCTTCTCAACCGTGGTTTCGATGGGGGCCAGCGCCGATGTGAACTTTGGCGAGGTACTCGATTATCTGTCGCAGGATAACCAGACCCGCGGCATCCTCCTTTATCTTGAAGATGTGGGTGAGGCGCGCGGATTCCTGAGCGCGATCCGGGCTGCGGCCCGCCAAAAACCGGTGGTGTGCCTCAAGGTCGGCAAGGATCCGGTAGATAGTCAGCGCGCGCTCCGTACCCACTCCCACCAGTTGCTGGGCAGCGACGCCGCTTTCGATGCCGCCCTCCGTCGTGCCGGGGTGCTGCGCGTACCGACCATGGTGCACATGAGCATTGCCATTCGCATGCTTGCGGCTAACTACCGCGCGCGCGGTCGCCGTCTGGCGGTGATCTCGAACGGTTATGGTGCCGGCCGCATGGCTGTCGACAGGGCACGGGAGCTGTCGGTCGAGTTGCCCAAGCTGGATGCCGGGACGATAGCCAGACTGGATGCCGAGCTGCCTGCCATAGGCAGCCACGATAACCCGGTCGATATTCTTGGCGATGCGCCACCCGAGCGCTTCGTTGCCGCTGCTGACGCCTGCCTGGCCGACCCCAATGTGGATGGTGTGCTGGTGATCCTGACCCCGCAGGCGGGGACCGATCATCTGGTCACGGCCGAGAAAATGATCGAGCTGAATCAGCGGCACGACAAACTGCTGATGCTGGTCTGGCTGGGCGACAAACGCATCGCCCTGTCGCGCGAACTTCTCGATCGCGCTCACATGGCCTACTTCTTCTCACCCGAGCACGCGATTGAGGCCTTTGCCAGCCTGGCTGCCTGGACTTATCTGCAAGAGCTGAGTTTGCAGACGCCAGGCCCGCTGGCAAGCCGCAGCGAGCCTGACATTGCCCGCGCCCGTGCCGTTGTCCAACAAGCCCTCCACGCAGGCCGCCGCCTCCTCACCACGTCGGAGTCGCTGGCATTGCTGGACGCCTTTCATATTCCGCACCCGCCCACCTTGCCCGCGGCCACGCCCGGGGAGGCGGTTGCTGCCGCGGCCCGCATCGGCTTGCCCGTTGCCATCAAGATCGATGCAGATGACCTGATTCACAAAAGTGATGTTGACGGGGTGGTGCTCAACCTGACCACACTGGAGCAGGTAGCGGATGCGGCCGCTGCCATGCTGGCCACCGCCCGAGATCGCCTGGATCCAGCCAAACTGCGCGGTCTGGTGGTGCAGAAAATGCATGGCAAGCGCCACGGCCGTGAACTCATGCTCGGGCTGGCGCGTGACCCCGTGTTCGGCCCCACCGTGGCTTTTGGCGCAGGAGGGTTGATGGCGGAAATCTTCGAGGATGTCGCCGCGACACTGCCGCCACTCAACGACATGATAGCCACCAGCCTGATTCGCCGTACCAAGGTAGCCAAAGCATTGGGACCCTTCCGCGGGCATCCGGCCGTGGATATCGATGCAGTCCGTGCCTTGCTGCTGCGGGTGTCGGAAATGGCTTGCGAGCTACCGGAAGTCGTGGAGTTCGATCTGAACCCGGTGGTGGTGGACGAGCATGGGGCCGTGGCCGTAGACGCCAGCATCATTGTGGCGCCCTTGCCGGCGGACTTTCGCCGCTACAGCCATATGGCGATACACCCATATCCATCGCACCTGCAAACCCACGGCAAGCTCAAAGATGGCAGTGAATGCGTGTTTCGGCCGATCCGGCCGGAAGATGCCGAAGAATTACAGCGTTTTGTGCGAGAGGATCTTTCCGAAGAAAGCCGCTTCAACCGCTTCATGAGCGCGCTCAAGCAGCTGCCGCCTTCGTTGCTGGTGCGTTTTACCCAGCTGGATTACGCCCGCGAGATGGCGGTGGTGGCGGCGGTGGGGTCGGGTAGCGAAGAACGCATGGCTGGTGTGGCCCGCTATATGGCCAACCCGGATGCCGCCAGCTGCGAGTTTGCGATCTCGATTGCCGACCGCTGGCAGGGCATGGGCTTGGGCAGTCAGCTGATGATGGCCTTGTTCGATGCTGCCCGAGATGCAGGGCTGAGTACGATTGAAGGCGATATCCTGGCATCGAACACGCCGATGCTGGGGCTGATGAAAAAGCTGGGTTTCGATATCCGCCCCCACCCCGACGACGTATCACTCAAATGGGTCGTCAAGGCGCTTTAG
- the bioH gene encoding pimeloyl-ACP methyl ester esterase BioH yields MSLFIDTLGHGDDLVLIHGWGIHGAVWQRVAEQLAQDYCVHIVDLPGCGNSAMVEPYTLDALAAVLDRCFPLPVHVLGWSLGGAVGLQWALTQPDKLRSLTLCASSPRFMQAEDWPHATPADTLAAFARSLSQDYAATLEVFLGLQVMGSRDGRAVLRSLQASLASRPAPQVAALMAGLEILTATDLRSAVSQIACPMLLQYGERDRMTPPEAGQWLASASHAELVMHGGAGHAPFISHEADFIAAQKSFLQRV; encoded by the coding sequence ATGTCCTTGTTCATCGACACCCTCGGCCACGGCGACGATCTGGTCCTTATCCACGGCTGGGGCATACACGGGGCTGTCTGGCAGCGTGTGGCCGAGCAGCTGGCACAGGATTACTGTGTACATATCGTTGATCTGCCCGGTTGCGGCAACAGCGCCATGGTCGAGCCTTATACGCTCGACGCGCTGGCCGCGGTGCTGGATCGGTGTTTCCCCCTGCCGGTGCATGTACTGGGCTGGTCGCTGGGTGGGGCGGTTGGCCTGCAGTGGGCGCTGACGCAACCCGATAAATTGCGCTCGCTGACCTTGTGTGCCTCCTCACCGCGCTTCATGCAGGCCGAGGATTGGCCCCACGCCACGCCGGCCGATACATTGGCTGCATTTGCCCGCAGCCTGTCCCAGGACTATGCCGCGACGCTGGAGGTGTTTCTGGGTTTGCAGGTGATGGGTAGCCGTGATGGCCGGGCGGTACTGCGTTCCCTGCAGGCCAGCCTTGCCAGCCGACCCGCGCCGCAAGTGGCTGCACTGATGGCGGGGCTGGAGATTCTCACCGCAACGGATCTGCGTAGTGCGGTCAGCCAGATTGCCTGCCCCATGCTGCTGCAGTACGGGGAGCGGGACCGCATGACCCCGCCGGAGGCCGGACAATGGCTCGCCAGCGCCAGCCACGCTGAACTGGTGATGCATGGCGGTGCCGGCCATGCGCCCTTCATTTCCCATGAAGCGGATTTCATCGCCGCGCAGAAGTCGTTCCTGCAGCGTGTCTGA